The following proteins are co-located in the uncultured Draconibacterium sp. genome:
- a CDS encoding RNA polymerase sigma-70 factor gives MGDKNIDWIKELKSGSYEAFNSIYFEYSKRLYAFAKSYIRNDSDVEEIVQEVFLKLWKNRSELKEDLSFESYLFTVTKNAVLNTLRSRKYKDIYLQYQSLFPSKNVLLDDELNFRELEKAYLSVVDSLPPRKKEVYLLSREKLLSYNEIAEELGISVKTVDNHMTSALSDIRKKISSLGFSGILFITLFI, from the coding sequence ATGGGTGATAAAAATATAGATTGGATTAAAGAACTGAAGTCTGGTAGTTACGAGGCTTTTAATTCGATTTATTTTGAATACAGCAAACGCCTTTACGCCTTTGCAAAATCATACATTCGAAACGATTCAGATGTGGAAGAAATTGTACAGGAGGTTTTTCTGAAACTCTGGAAGAATCGCAGCGAGTTAAAAGAGGATCTTTCGTTTGAATCGTACTTGTTTACTGTTACCAAAAATGCGGTGTTGAATACACTCAGAAGCCGAAAATACAAAGACATCTATCTGCAATACCAGTCTTTGTTTCCTTCAAAAAATGTATTACTCGATGACGAACTAAATTTCAGGGAGTTGGAAAAAGCGTATTTGTCGGTTGTTGATTCATTGCCTCCCCGAAAAAAAGAAGTCTATCTTTTAAGTCGCGAAAAACTGCTTTCGTACAACGAAATAGCAGAAGAACTTGGTATTTCGGTAAAAACTGTCGACAATCACATGACTTCTGCTTTGTCTGATATACGTAAGAAAATCAGTTCGTTAGGCTTCTCCGGAATATTGTTTATTACACTTTTTATATAA
- a CDS encoding TonB-dependent receptor: MKKIRKSMDLYGLKVRSHTIRKLLRMARLTVFLFLLGISQIFAVESYSQVTKLSLRMSNVKIEEVLERIEDNSEFFFLYNKELVDVTQRVDVEVKDETITRVLDDLLGGTGIIYTISDRQIVLAVQNGQKNSVDTNTQLQQKITVSGRVTDETGQALPGVTVVVKGTVQGTVTDTDGNYSLTDVSENVTLIFSYVGMQKQEIAVAGKSAINVTLQPDAIGIDEVVAIGYGTMKKSDLTGSVTQVKSNVLTSVTSSNPIEALQGRASGVAIVNNDPSPGATPTIRIRGSGSISAGNEPLIVVDGFPLVNNNLNDISSNDIESMEILKDASSAAIYGSRGANGVILITTKKGMKGQNNLEVNGSFGISTPARLPEMLGRTDFLNFINDAYTYSNGQPVYSTSNPAPAYDVDWQDEIIKDVSTVQNYSLVFSGGKDKTTYMLSGNIFSQDGMVEASGFEKLTVRANLNHEFKPWLSIGTHMQVGRSQRDVRDNPTGNIFRYGWATVPVKNEDGSWYYATEDPSISSYFEGTWNPVSEASEVTNQLSADRILGDVYAIFTPVKNVTFKTNFGVDIANEKQYEYYTSKSTAGIGSGSTGVGGQTYRRKTSRLTDNILTYSNTWNEKHRLTATAVYSWQEFVYEDLSVSGLGFLNDATGANDMSYASKESQSMSSNKYSNKLISGTARAAYSYDDKYLVTVTGRYDGSSRFGENNKWGFFPSLGFGWRVDQESFLEDNEIITAMKLRTSYGATGNQEIGNYQSLSSLSTAYYVYDGVPILGFVETIGNPDLKWERNIQYNVGLDVSLWSRLDLNVDYYTRQTTDLLYNVPIPTTSGYSSMLKNIGEVKNVGFEFTAHTRIIDTDFKWDVTANASTNKNEVVELYGDVEKINLGSSSAGVARYLIVGEPVNSVWARESAGIIQTQEQLDAYKEIRSSAQLGEEMYVDHNGDKTINSDDYINIGSTVPDFFYGISTNLSYKNFTLDIYGQGATGLASNTDEYLLFGEYQIQNRNYLPTKYAYDKMWSPDNTSGSFPRAGAQEVYLSDKTNGGWNYFVLKNIKLGYDFSSLIRNSAWVKELNFYVNAQNYLNYANHRGYNPENGNSDFPYAKTMIFGISAKF, from the coding sequence ATGAAAAAGATTCGAAAATCTATGGATTTGTATGGCTTAAAGGTTAGAAGCCATACTATCCGAAAACTTTTAAGGATGGCACGATTAACCGTATTTTTATTTTTACTCGGCATAAGTCAGATCTTTGCCGTTGAATCCTATTCGCAGGTTACAAAACTTAGTTTGCGAATGAGTAATGTAAAAATTGAAGAAGTTTTGGAACGAATTGAAGATAATTCAGAATTCTTCTTCCTCTACAACAAAGAACTGGTTGATGTAACCCAGCGTGTTGATGTTGAAGTAAAAGATGAAACAATCACAAGAGTCCTGGATGATCTCTTAGGTGGAACCGGGATTATTTACACCATTTCTGATCGGCAAATTGTTTTGGCTGTACAAAACGGACAGAAAAACAGTGTGGATACAAACACACAGCTACAACAAAAAATAACAGTCTCAGGTCGTGTTACCGATGAAACCGGGCAAGCACTTCCGGGAGTAACCGTTGTTGTAAAAGGCACGGTGCAGGGAACTGTAACCGATACCGACGGAAACTATTCTTTAACCGATGTTTCTGAAAATGTAACGCTTATATTTTCGTACGTAGGAATGCAAAAACAGGAAATTGCAGTTGCGGGTAAATCGGCGATTAATGTTACGCTTCAACCCGATGCCATTGGTATTGATGAAGTTGTAGCCATTGGTTACGGTACCATGAAAAAAAGCGATTTAACAGGTTCTGTAACCCAGGTTAAATCTAATGTGTTAACCAGTGTAACCAGCTCGAACCCAATTGAAGCGCTGCAAGGTCGTGCTTCGGGTGTTGCCATTGTAAATAACGATCCTTCTCCGGGTGCAACGCCAACTATCCGAATTCGTGGTAGTGGTTCGATTAGTGCCGGAAACGAACCACTGATTGTTGTTGACGGTTTTCCGTTGGTAAATAATAACCTGAACGATATTAGCTCAAATGATATTGAATCGATGGAGATTCTGAAAGATGCTTCTTCTGCAGCCATTTATGGTTCGAGGGGTGCAAACGGTGTAATTTTAATTACCACCAAAAAAGGTATGAAAGGCCAGAATAACCTAGAGGTAAATGGTTCTTTTGGTATCAGTACTCCGGCTCGTCTTCCCGAAATGTTGGGAAGAACAGATTTCCTGAATTTCATAAACGATGCCTATACGTATTCAAATGGTCAGCCTGTTTATTCTACTTCAAATCCGGCTCCGGCTTACGATGTTGATTGGCAGGATGAGATTATTAAAGATGTTTCTACTGTTCAGAATTACTCGCTTGTTTTTAGTGGCGGAAAAGATAAAACAACGTACATGCTGTCGGGAAATATATTCTCGCAGGATGGTATGGTAGAAGCCTCGGGTTTTGAAAAACTTACTGTACGTGCCAACCTGAACCACGAATTCAAACCCTGGTTGAGTATTGGAACACACATGCAGGTAGGACGTTCGCAGCGCGATGTACGCGATAATCCAACCGGAAATATTTTCCGTTACGGATGGGCTACAGTTCCTGTGAAAAATGAAGACGGAAGCTGGTATTATGCCACTGAAGATCCATCGATAAGTTCGTATTTCGAAGGTACATGGAACCCTGTTTCTGAGGCATCGGAAGTAACAAACCAATTGTCAGCCGATCGTATTTTGGGCGATGTTTACGCCATTTTTACTCCGGTAAAAAATGTAACTTTTAAAACCAATTTTGGTGTTGATATTGCAAACGAAAAACAATACGAATATTATACTTCAAAGTCAACTGCGGGAATCGGATCAGGAAGTACTGGTGTTGGTGGACAAACGTACAGAAGAAAAACAAGTCGTTTAACCGATAACATTTTAACCTACTCAAATACCTGGAATGAAAAACACCGTTTAACAGCAACCGCTGTTTATTCGTGGCAGGAATTTGTTTACGAAGATTTATCAGTAAGCGGTTTAGGCTTTTTGAATGACGCAACAGGAGCAAACGATATGTCTTATGCTTCAAAAGAAAGTCAGTCGATGAGTTCAAATAAATATTCAAACAAACTTATTTCGGGAACGGCGAGGGCTGCTTATTCATACGACGATAAATACCTGGTAACAGTTACCGGACGTTATGATGGTTCATCTCGTTTTGGAGAAAACAACAAATGGGGTTTCTTCCCATCCTTAGGTTTTGGATGGAGAGTTGATCAGGAATCATTTTTGGAAGACAATGAGATAATTACTGCCATGAAACTACGTACCAGTTATGGTGCTACCGGAAACCAGGAAATTGGTAACTACCAATCGTTATCGTCGTTAAGCACTGCCTATTATGTGTACGACGGTGTTCCAATTCTGGGTTTTGTTGAAACCATTGGAAACCCTGATTTAAAATGGGAACGTAACATTCAGTATAACGTTGGTTTAGATGTGAGTTTGTGGAGCCGATTGGATTTGAATGTTGATTACTATACACGTCAAACAACCGATTTATTGTACAATGTTCCAATTCCAACAACTTCAGGTTATTCAAGCATGTTAAAGAATATTGGCGAAGTTAAAAACGTTGGTTTCGAATTTACAGCGCATACACGAATTATTGATACCGATTTTAAATGGGATGTTACTGCAAATGCTTCTACCAACAAAAACGAAGTGGTTGAACTTTACGGCGATGTTGAAAAAATCAATCTTGGGTCTTCATCAGCCGGTGTTGCAAGGTATTTAATCGTTGGCGAGCCAGTAAATAGTGTTTGGGCGCGCGAGTCGGCAGGAATTATCCAGACTCAGGAACAATTGGATGCTTACAAGGAAATCCGTTCGTCTGCACAACTGGGCGAAGAAATGTATGTTGATCACAATGGTGACAAAACCATAAACAGCGATGATTACATCAATATTGGATCAACAGTACCCGATTTCTTTTACGGTATTTCTACCAATCTTTCATATAAAAATTTCACGCTCGATATTTATGGACAGGGAGCAACCGGCTTGGCTTCAAACACCGACGAATACTTGCTTTTTGGAGAATATCAGATTCAAAACAGAAATTATTTGCCAACAAAATATGCCTACGATAAAATGTGGAGCCCTGACAATACCAGCGGGTCTTTCCCTCGTGCAGGTGCACAGGAAGTGTATTTATCGGATAAAACAAACGGAGGTTGGAATTATTTTGTGTTAAAGAATATCAAACTTGGATACGATTTTTCTTCTCTTATCCGGAATTCAGCCTGGGTGAAGGAACTTAATTTTTATGTAAACGCACAAAATTACCTGAACTACGCAAACCACCGGGGATATAATCCTGAAAACGGGAACTCGGATTTCCCATATGCTAAAACTATGATATTCGGAATTAGCGCCAAATTTTAA
- a CDS encoding FecR domain-containing protein, translating to MELLNEIRIAELAQKLKNNSLTELEFSELQKLIEDGYKHPQLDDLMKSHWLKLDNKTVDVSDERVNYIHKKILFKLDSEKADNTRTLNVNKWLQVFQKVAAVLIVPIIIASVFYNMYNRQGSQSWVEINSPEGARTEFHLPDGSSGWLNGGSKIKYDPEFLSTRQVELTGEAFFDITKRNGASFVVHTSDLDIKVLGTRFNVANYPGEELSEVILEEGKIEATIASTSDSRILAPGDKLELQRSNKTIKIDRVDTESYTAWKDGFLMLNDEALEQGAKRLERWYNVDIEIVDDELRDSRFKATFKDESLEEVIRLLALSTPIDYEILPRKTDENGVFLKKKIILKLKQ from the coding sequence ATGGAATTATTGAATGAAATAAGAATTGCTGAACTGGCTCAGAAGTTAAAAAATAACTCTCTGACTGAGTTGGAATTCAGTGAATTGCAAAAGTTGATTGAGGATGGCTACAAACATCCGCAATTGGATGATTTAATGAAAAGTCACTGGCTGAAGCTCGACAACAAAACCGTTGATGTAAGCGATGAACGAGTAAATTACATCCATAAAAAAATACTTTTCAAACTCGATTCCGAAAAAGCAGATAATACACGAACACTGAATGTAAATAAATGGCTTCAGGTTTTCCAGAAAGTGGCCGCGGTATTAATTGTGCCAATCATTATTGCATCGGTTTTTTACAATATGTACAACCGGCAAGGCAGCCAAAGTTGGGTGGAAATTAATTCTCCCGAAGGTGCCCGCACGGAATTTCATCTGCCCGACGGATCGAGCGGCTGGTTAAACGGAGGTTCGAAAATTAAGTACGATCCCGAATTTTTGAGCACGCGGCAGGTTGAACTTACCGGTGAAGCATTTTTTGATATTACAAAACGAAACGGCGCTTCTTTTGTCGTTCATACATCTGATTTGGATATTAAAGTGTTGGGAACGCGGTTTAATGTGGCCAACTATCCCGGCGAGGAACTTTCTGAAGTGATTTTGGAAGAAGGAAAGATAGAAGCTACAATTGCCTCAACATCAGATTCAAGAATATTAGCGCCCGGAGATAAACTTGAATTGCAGCGAAGCAATAAAACAATAAAAATCGATCGTGTTGATACCGAATCGTACACCGCCTGGAAGGATGGTTTTTTGATGCTTAACGATGAGGCGCTTGAGCAGGGGGCAAAACGCCTGGAACGTTGGTACAATGTTGATATAGAAATTGTTGACGATGAATTGAGAGATTCGAGATTTAAAGCAACATTTAAGGATGAGTCGCTGGAAGAAGTAATTCGTTTGCTGGCATTAAGTACACCTATCGATTATGAAATTTTACCACGAAAAACAGATGAAAATGGAGTATTCCTGAAAAAGAAAATAATACTAAAACTTAAGCAGTAA
- a CDS encoding RagB/SusD family nutrient uptake outer membrane protein: MKLIRYIIISCTVLLFAQCTDLSEVPYTFLSPNNYYNNGEELGRSLTGVYDGYRDAFDGYNKYVMYLEVLTEFGSPAYAKDNMHLWNVWSDMNNADKMVITNWDNAYDVINRVNLVIGRGADVEMDESLKQRFFAEARFLRAATYFNLVRMWGGVPIPETFTAGLEGLEVPRKSVDETYAYIIQDLEFCIQNLPKKSAYASSDVWRASKGAAQSLLGDVYLTYADMSGDASYYTKSRDVLSDVIGSGDYSLEPDFKDLWFWWNTNNKNGVESVFELQFGSVSGQHNNNHVMFGVNITEYTLGCYMYRRFHPSIQHVATYSDSDARKEGTFLTKFNTTEKGNPSNILDTLVWLPEDKGFYPGTRGWKSAGPGNVKFYDRTPESATLKLPQAQMYVIRYADVLMNYAEAANHVNGGPTAEAYAAINDVRNRANLEDLPAGLSQTEFADAIFREQGWELVGEAKLYYDEIRTDRIGNNVKEHVQYGNDEGIYMYVETPLEFVPSKDFLFKIPQYDFDSNPALVQNPDNVSK, from the coding sequence ATGAAATTAATAAGATATATAATAATAAGCTGTACAGTTTTACTGTTTGCCCAATGTACAGACTTATCAGAAGTCCCGTATACATTTTTATCGCCTAATAATTACTACAACAACGGCGAAGAATTAGGCCGATCGTTAACCGGAGTTTACGATGGTTACCGCGATGCATTCGATGGTTATAACAAATATGTAATGTACCTCGAGGTATTAACTGAGTTTGGTTCACCTGCCTATGCAAAAGACAACATGCATTTGTGGAATGTGTGGAGTGATATGAACAATGCCGATAAAATGGTAATTACCAACTGGGATAATGCTTATGATGTAATTAACCGTGTAAACCTGGTAATTGGCCGGGGTGCTGATGTTGAAATGGATGAAAGTTTGAAGCAACGCTTTTTTGCTGAAGCACGCTTTCTTAGAGCAGCAACTTATTTCAATTTAGTAAGAATGTGGGGTGGTGTTCCAATTCCGGAAACATTTACTGCCGGTTTGGAGGGATTGGAAGTACCACGAAAAAGTGTAGACGAAACGTATGCATACATCATCCAGGACCTGGAGTTTTGTATTCAGAATTTACCCAAAAAATCAGCTTACGCATCATCTGACGTGTGGCGTGCATCAAAAGGAGCAGCGCAATCGTTACTGGGCGATGTATATCTTACTTATGCCGATATGAGTGGCGATGCAAGTTATTATACAAAATCAAGAGATGTATTAAGTGATGTAATTGGTTCAGGTGATTACAGTTTGGAGCCCGATTTTAAAGACCTTTGGTTTTGGTGGAATACCAATAATAAAAATGGTGTTGAGTCTGTTTTCGAATTGCAGTTTGGTTCGGTTAGTGGCCAGCACAACAATAACCATGTAATGTTCGGAGTAAATATTACCGAGTATACTTTGGGATGTTATATGTATCGCCGTTTTCATCCTTCTATTCAGCATGTTGCAACTTACAGTGATTCGGATGCGCGAAAAGAAGGTACTTTCTTAACAAAGTTTAATACCACCGAAAAAGGAAATCCAAGCAATATTTTAGATACTTTGGTATGGCTTCCTGAAGACAAAGGTTTTTACCCGGGTACAAGAGGATGGAAAAGTGCCGGCCCCGGTAACGTTAAGTTCTACGACCGCACTCCTGAATCGGCAACCTTAAAATTGCCTCAGGCTCAAATGTATGTAATACGTTATGCCGATGTGCTAATGAATTATGCCGAAGCAGCAAATCATGTTAACGGTGGTCCAACAGCAGAAGCTTATGCTGCCATTAACGATGTGCGCAACAGAGCAAATCTGGAGGATCTGCCGGCCGGATTGTCGCAAACCGAATTTGCCGATGCAATTTTCCGCGAGCAAGGATGGGAATTGGTTGGTGAAGCTAAACTGTACTACGACGAAATTCGTACCGACCGTATTGGAAATAACGTAAAAGAACACGTACAGTATGGTAACGACGAAGGAATTTACATGTATGTAGAAACTCCGCTGGAGTTTGTGCCATCAAAAGATTTCTTGTTTAAAATTCCTCAGTACGATTTTGATTCCAATCCTGCATTGGTTCAGAATCCCGACAATGTGTCAAAATAG